Proteins encoded in a region of the Rhizophagus irregularis chromosome 24, complete sequence genome:
- a CDS encoding uncharacterized protein (SECRETED:cutsite_ANA-AP; SECRETED:prob_0.9154); SECRETED:SignalP(1-19): protein MQLKHLLLIFGFTMALANAAPTPAPEAYGYKRDAEPEAYGYKRDAEPEAYGYKRDAEPEAYGYKRDAEPEAYGYKREAYGYKREAYGYKRDAEPEAYGYKRDAEPEAYGYKRDAEPEAYGYKRDAEPEAYGYKRDAEPEAYGYKREAYGYKRDAEPEAYGYKRDAEPEAYGYKREAYGYKRDAEPEAYGYKREAYGYKRDAEPEAYGYKREAYGYKRDAEPEAYGYKREAYGYKRDAEPEAYGYKREAYGYKRDAEPEAYGYKRDAEAYGY, encoded by the exons ATGCAATTAAAACACTTACTATTGATTTTCGGCTTTACTATGGCTTTAGcga ACGCGGCGCCGACTCCGGCACCAGAAGCCTATGGCTATAAACGTGACGCGGAACCAGAAGCCTATGGATACAAACGTGACGCGGAACCAGAAGCCTATGGATACAAACGTGACGCGGAACCAGAAGCCTATGGATACAAACGTGACGCAGAACCAGAAGCCTATGGCTATAAACGTGAAGCCTATGGATATAAACGTGAAGCCTATGGATATAAGCGTGACGCAGAACCAGAAGCCTATGGATATAAACGTGACGCAGAACCAGAAGCGTATGGCTATAAACGTGACGCAGAACCAGAAGCGTATGGCTATAAACGTGACGCAGAACCAGAAGCCTATGGCTATAAACGTGACGCAGAACCAGAAGCCTATGGATATAAACGTGAAGCCTATGGATATAAGCGTGACGCAGAACCAGAAGCGTATGGCTATAAACGTGACGCAGAACCAGAAGCCTATGGATATAAACGTGAAGCCTATGGATATAAGCGTGACGCAGAACCAGAAGCCTATGGCTATAAACGTGAAGCCTATGGATACAAACGTGACGCAGAACCAGAAGCGTATGGCTATAAACGTGAAGCCTATGGATATAAGCGTGACGCAGAACCAGAAGCCTATGGATATAAACGTGAAGCCTATGGATATAAGCGTGACGCAGAACCAGAAGCCTATGGATATAAACGTGAAGCCTATGGATATAAGCGTGACGCAGAACCAGAAGCGTATGGCTATAAACGTGACGCAGAAGCGTATGGCTATTAA